One window from the genome of Esox lucius isolate fEsoLuc1 chromosome 23, fEsoLuc1.pri, whole genome shotgun sequence encodes:
- the LOC105027831 gene encoding coiled-coil domain-containing protein 136 isoform X1 produces the protein MDGLRLPPVIEEVIEPADDVCDLKAERPGLEDELTAKEKSMEENNTKVEREKDVEVGNGEKGQQENQGEEKEEKVEEEEEEVGVLEEEDLEELRSQVLQLVLELEEARELSQRHEESFLELQGLLEDERMASANQAESFTRQIQRLQAQLRSVQEEMDSLEEEKESELGEVQEELRSAQEEVLVLQQAGEEAAAERENDIALLQEELCRLRAELQRLHTTAQEYELEITTLRAEICMKSMRREESNAGEVGQLKAECRTLIDECQTLKDDNKQLSLKLQQIQQQQASSNEADLALRGEGGEAHEEVGAGSDVEPLKADVYMTLSKTQTGSNQGSADASIQKNISLDGKTGIDWNDPAQVLSLRDQLRLAEDRAWQVHKQCEGLKGELAELQGLFDCSQKERAELEQDLRHCRAELARLCGGRSQSCTPPSEPPVLSIPFIGMIVIVALIWCCLEELAS, from the exons ATGGATGGTCTGCGCTTGCCACCGGTCATTGAGGAGGTAATAGAACCTGCAG ATGACGTATGTGACCTGAAGGCAGAGAGGCCTGGACTGGAGGACGAGCTAACAGCCAAAGAGAAGTCAATGGAGGAGAACAACACgaaagtggagagagagaaggatgtgGAGGTGGGGAATGGAGAGAAGGGTCAGCAGGAGAACCagggagaggaaaaggaggaaaaagtggaggaggaagaggaggaagtaGGAGTGTTAGAAGAAGAGGACTTGGAGGAGTTGAGGTCCCAGGTTCTGCAGCTGGTGTTAGAGCTGGAAGAGGCTAGGGAGTTGTCTCAACGACATGAGGAGAGCTTCCTGGAGCTACAGG GTCTTTTGGAAGATGAACGCATGGCCAGTGCCAACCAGGCAGAGAGCTTTACCAGACAAATCCAGAGACTGCAAG CCCAGCTGCGCTCGGTCCAGGAGGAGATGGACTctctggaggaggagaaggagagtgagCTGGGGGAGGTGCAGGAGGAGCTGAGGTCTGCCCAGGAGGAGGTGCTGGTGCTGCAGCAGGCTGGGGAGGAGGCTGCGGCGGAGAGGGAGAACGACATCGCCTTGCTTCAGGAGGAGCTATGTCGTCTGAGGGCCGAGTTACAGCGCCTCCACACCACGGCCCAGGAGTACGAGCTGGAGATCACCACCTTGCGGGCGGAGATCTGCATGAAGAGTATGAGGAGGGAGGAAAGCAATGCCG gtGAGGTGGGCCAGCTGAAGGCTGAGTGTCGTACATTGATAGACGAGTGTCAAACTCTGAAGGACGACAACAAACAGCTGAGCCTCAAACTGCAGCAGATACAACAGCAACAAGCAAG CTCTAATGAGGCCGACCTGGCTTTGAGGGGAGAAGGGGGCGAGGCCCACGAGGAAGTGGGTGCCGGGTCGGACGTGGAACCGCTGAAAGCTGATGTCTACATGACCCTGTCCAAGACCCAGACTGGGAGCAATCAGGGCTCGGCGGACGCCTCCATCCAGAAGAACATCTCGCTCGATGGCAAGACCGGTATTGACTGGAACGACCCCGCCCAGGTCCTCTCCCTCCGAGACCAGCTCCGATTGGCTGAGGACAGGGCTTGGCAAGTACACAAACAA TGCGAGGGGCTgaagggggagctggcggagctTCAGGGGCTGTTTGACTGCAGCCAGAAGGAAAGGGCGGAGCTGGAGCAGGATCTGCGTCACTGCCGGGCGGAGCTGGCGAGGTTGTGCGGTGGGAGGTCACAG AGCTGCACTCCTCCGTCTGAGCCCCCTGTTCTCTCCATCCCCTTCATAGGAATGATTGTAATAGTGGCCCTGATATGGTGCTGTTTGGAGGAGCTGGCGTCCTAG
- the LOC105027831 gene encoding coiled-coil domain-containing protein 136 isoform X4, with amino-acid sequence MEENNTKVEREKDVEVGNGEKGQQENQGEEKEEKVEEEEEEVGVLEEEDLEELRSQVLQLVLELEEARELSQRHEESFLELQGLLEDERMASANQAESFTRQIQRLQAQLRSVQEEMDSLEEEKESELGEVQEELRSAQEEVLVLQQAGEEAAAERENDIALLQEELCRLRAELQRLHTTAQEYELEITTLRAEICMKSMRREESNAGEVGQLKAECRTLIDECQTLKDDNKQLSLKLQQIQQQQASSNEADLALRGEGGEAHEEVGAGSDVEPLKADVYMTLSKTQTGSNQGSADASIQKNISLDGKTGIDWNDPAQVLSLRDQLRLAEDRAWQVHKQCEGLKGELAELQGLFDCSQKERAELEQDLRHCRAELARLCGGRSQSCTPPSEPPVLSIPFIGMIVIVALIWCCLEELAS; translated from the exons ATGGAGGAGAACAACACgaaagtggagagagagaaggatgtgGAGGTGGGGAATGGAGAGAAGGGTCAGCAGGAGAACCagggagaggaaaaggaggaaaaagtggaggaggaagaggaggaagtaGGAGTGTTAGAAGAAGAGGACTTGGAGGAGTTGAGGTCCCAGGTTCTGCAGCTGGTGTTAGAGCTGGAAGAGGCTAGGGAGTTGTCTCAACGACATGAGGAGAGCTTCCTGGAGCTACAGG GTCTTTTGGAAGATGAACGCATGGCCAGTGCCAACCAGGCAGAGAGCTTTACCAGACAAATCCAGAGACTGCAAG CCCAGCTGCGCTCGGTCCAGGAGGAGATGGACTctctggaggaggagaaggagagtgagCTGGGGGAGGTGCAGGAGGAGCTGAGGTCTGCCCAGGAGGAGGTGCTGGTGCTGCAGCAGGCTGGGGAGGAGGCTGCGGCGGAGAGGGAGAACGACATCGCCTTGCTTCAGGAGGAGCTATGTCGTCTGAGGGCCGAGTTACAGCGCCTCCACACCACGGCCCAGGAGTACGAGCTGGAGATCACCACCTTGCGGGCGGAGATCTGCATGAAGAGTATGAGGAGGGAGGAAAGCAATGCCG gtGAGGTGGGCCAGCTGAAGGCTGAGTGTCGTACATTGATAGACGAGTGTCAAACTCTGAAGGACGACAACAAACAGCTGAGCCTCAAACTGCAGCAGATACAACAGCAACAAGCAAG CTCTAATGAGGCCGACCTGGCTTTGAGGGGAGAAGGGGGCGAGGCCCACGAGGAAGTGGGTGCCGGGTCGGACGTGGAACCGCTGAAAGCTGATGTCTACATGACCCTGTCCAAGACCCAGACTGGGAGCAATCAGGGCTCGGCGGACGCCTCCATCCAGAAGAACATCTCGCTCGATGGCAAGACCGGTATTGACTGGAACGACCCCGCCCAGGTCCTCTCCCTCCGAGACCAGCTCCGATTGGCTGAGGACAGGGCTTGGCAAGTACACAAACAA TGCGAGGGGCTgaagggggagctggcggagctTCAGGGGCTGTTTGACTGCAGCCAGAAGGAAAGGGCGGAGCTGGAGCAGGATCTGCGTCACTGCCGGGCGGAGCTGGCGAGGTTGTGCGGTGGGAGGTCACAG AGCTGCACTCCTCCGTCTGAGCCCCCTGTTCTCTCCATCCCCTTCATAGGAATGATTGTAATAGTGGCCCTGATATGGTGCTGTTTGGAGGAGCTGGCGTCCTAG
- the LOC105027831 gene encoding coiled-coil domain-containing protein 136 isoform X2, with protein sequence MDGLRLPPVIEEVIEPADDVCDLKAERPGLEDELTAKEKSMEENNTKVEREKDVEVGNGEKGQQENQGEEKEEKVEEEEEEVGVLEEEDLEELRSQVLQLVLELEEARELSQRHEESFLELQGLLEDERMASANQAESFTRQIQRLQAQLRSVQEEMDSLEEEKESELGEVQEELRSAQEEVLVLQQAGEEAAAERENDIALLQEELCRLRAELQRLHTTAQEYELEITTLRAEICMKSMRREESNAGEVGQLKAECRTLIDECQTLKDDNKQLSLKLQQIQQQQASSNEADLALRGEGGEAHEEVGAGSDVEPLKADVYMTLSKTQTGSNQGSADASIQKNISLDGKTGIDWNDPAQVLSLRDQLRLAEDRAWQVHKQCEGLKGELAELQGLFDCSQKERAELEQDLRHCRAELARLCGGRSQESEEGWNLVSVVALAALVVLIVPSLSRVFT encoded by the exons ATGGATGGTCTGCGCTTGCCACCGGTCATTGAGGAGGTAATAGAACCTGCAG ATGACGTATGTGACCTGAAGGCAGAGAGGCCTGGACTGGAGGACGAGCTAACAGCCAAAGAGAAGTCAATGGAGGAGAACAACACgaaagtggagagagagaaggatgtgGAGGTGGGGAATGGAGAGAAGGGTCAGCAGGAGAACCagggagaggaaaaggaggaaaaagtggaggaggaagaggaggaagtaGGAGTGTTAGAAGAAGAGGACTTGGAGGAGTTGAGGTCCCAGGTTCTGCAGCTGGTGTTAGAGCTGGAAGAGGCTAGGGAGTTGTCTCAACGACATGAGGAGAGCTTCCTGGAGCTACAGG GTCTTTTGGAAGATGAACGCATGGCCAGTGCCAACCAGGCAGAGAGCTTTACCAGACAAATCCAGAGACTGCAAG CCCAGCTGCGCTCGGTCCAGGAGGAGATGGACTctctggaggaggagaaggagagtgagCTGGGGGAGGTGCAGGAGGAGCTGAGGTCTGCCCAGGAGGAGGTGCTGGTGCTGCAGCAGGCTGGGGAGGAGGCTGCGGCGGAGAGGGAGAACGACATCGCCTTGCTTCAGGAGGAGCTATGTCGTCTGAGGGCCGAGTTACAGCGCCTCCACACCACGGCCCAGGAGTACGAGCTGGAGATCACCACCTTGCGGGCGGAGATCTGCATGAAGAGTATGAGGAGGGAGGAAAGCAATGCCG gtGAGGTGGGCCAGCTGAAGGCTGAGTGTCGTACATTGATAGACGAGTGTCAAACTCTGAAGGACGACAACAAACAGCTGAGCCTCAAACTGCAGCAGATACAACAGCAACAAGCAAG CTCTAATGAGGCCGACCTGGCTTTGAGGGGAGAAGGGGGCGAGGCCCACGAGGAAGTGGGTGCCGGGTCGGACGTGGAACCGCTGAAAGCTGATGTCTACATGACCCTGTCCAAGACCCAGACTGGGAGCAATCAGGGCTCGGCGGACGCCTCCATCCAGAAGAACATCTCGCTCGATGGCAAGACCGGTATTGACTGGAACGACCCCGCCCAGGTCCTCTCCCTCCGAGACCAGCTCCGATTGGCTGAGGACAGGGCTTGGCAAGTACACAAACAA TGCGAGGGGCTgaagggggagctggcggagctTCAGGGGCTGTTTGACTGCAGCCAGAAGGAAAGGGCGGAGCTGGAGCAGGATCTGCGTCACTGCCGGGCGGAGCTGGCGAGGTTGTGCGGTGGGAGGTCACAG GAGAGCGAGGAAGGCTGGAACCTGGTGTCAGTGGTTGCCTTGGCAGCGCTTGTAGTCCTGATTGTCCCCAGCCTGTCTAGGGTGTTTACCTGA
- the LOC105027832 gene encoding protein SCO2 homolog, mitochondrial: MLGLVGGSDFNIVLGRLQRYVLKSSATRLTNSTHNFQRAQLSSQTTLYRHNTSTHKTGPLTHPQQTFWRSSCPLSLPLITQRALLSHGSNTSTAKIKLRTRLAVTLLFGGSILSAWWYMHNEKEQEHRRQRIEQLKQVAVGQGDFSLLDHRGHRRTKKDFLGSWVLLYFGFTHCPDICPDELDKLSAVVATLDKDPSLPAVQPLFVTVDPERDDVASLEKYVKDFHPRLIGLTGTPEEVKMAGKDFRVYASPGPKDDDGDYIVDHTILIYLVSPDGLFLDYYNRMKNDVQIAESIRNHMKNYVKLPN, from the coding sequence ATGCTGGGACTTGTAGGAGGGAGTGACTTCAACATTGTTTTGGGGAGATTACAAAGATACGTCTTGAAGTCTTCAGCAACCCGACTGACTAACTCCACACACAATTTCCAAAGGGCACAGCTCTCGTCACAAACAACTCTCTACAGACATAACACTTCGACACACAAGACAGGGCCTTTGACACACCCACAGCAGACATTCTGGAGATCCAgttgccctctctcccttccccttaTTACCCAAAGGGCCCTCCTCTCCCATGGATCAAACACATCCACAGCGAAGATCAAGCTGCGTACGCGCCTTGCGGTTACCCTGCTGTTCGGCGGCAGCATTCTGAGTGCTTGGTGGTACATGCATAATGAGAAGGAGCAGGAGCATCGGAGGCAGCGAATAGAACAGCTGAAACAGGTGGCTGTGGGCCAGGGGGACTTCAGCCTCCTCGACCACAGGGGGCACCGCAGGACAAAGAAAGACTTCCTTGGCAGCTGGGTGTTGCTGTACTTCGGCTTTACCCACTGCCCCGACATCTGCCCTGACGAACTGGATAAGCTGTCAGCTGTAGTGGCCACTTTGGACAAGGATCCTTCACTTCCCGCAGTCCAACCGCTGTTTGTGACGGTCGACCCGGAACGAGACGATGTGGCATCCCTAGAAAAGTACGTCAAGGACTTCCACCCCCGGTTGATAGGCCTGACAGGTACCCCAGAGGAGGTGAAGATGGCAGGGAAGGACTTCCGGGTGTATGCCAGTCCTGGACCTAAGGATGACGACGGGGACTATATAGTGGACCACACCATCCTCATTTACCTCGTCAGCCCAGATGGACTTTTCCTGGACTACTACAACAGGATGAAGAACGATGTGCAGATTGCTGAGAGCATCAGGAACCATATGAAAAACTATGTGAAACTCCCTAATTGA
- the LOC105027831 gene encoding coiled-coil domain-containing protein 136 isoform X3 produces MEGGRESRAREDDVCDLKAERPGLEDELTAKEKSMEENNTKVEREKDVEVGNGEKGQQENQGEEKEEKVEEEEEEVGVLEEEDLEELRSQVLQLVLELEEARELSQRHEESFLELQGLLEDERMASANQAESFTRQIQRLQAQLRSVQEEMDSLEEEKESELGEVQEELRSAQEEVLVLQQAGEEAAAERENDIALLQEELCRLRAELQRLHTTAQEYELEITTLRAEICMKSMRREESNAGEVGQLKAECRTLIDECQTLKDDNKQLSLKLQQIQQQQASSNEADLALRGEGGEAHEEVGAGSDVEPLKADVYMTLSKTQTGSNQGSADASIQKNISLDGKTGIDWNDPAQVLSLRDQLRLAEDRAWQVHKQCEGLKGELAELQGLFDCSQKERAELEQDLRHCRAELARLCGGRSQSCTPPSEPPVLSIPFIGMIVIVALIWCCLEELAS; encoded by the exons atggagggaggaagagagtcGAGAGCAAGAGAAG ATGACGTATGTGACCTGAAGGCAGAGAGGCCTGGACTGGAGGACGAGCTAACAGCCAAAGAGAAGTCAATGGAGGAGAACAACACgaaagtggagagagagaaggatgtgGAGGTGGGGAATGGAGAGAAGGGTCAGCAGGAGAACCagggagaggaaaaggaggaaaaagtggaggaggaagaggaggaagtaGGAGTGTTAGAAGAAGAGGACTTGGAGGAGTTGAGGTCCCAGGTTCTGCAGCTGGTGTTAGAGCTGGAAGAGGCTAGGGAGTTGTCTCAACGACATGAGGAGAGCTTCCTGGAGCTACAGG GTCTTTTGGAAGATGAACGCATGGCCAGTGCCAACCAGGCAGAGAGCTTTACCAGACAAATCCAGAGACTGCAAG CCCAGCTGCGCTCGGTCCAGGAGGAGATGGACTctctggaggaggagaaggagagtgagCTGGGGGAGGTGCAGGAGGAGCTGAGGTCTGCCCAGGAGGAGGTGCTGGTGCTGCAGCAGGCTGGGGAGGAGGCTGCGGCGGAGAGGGAGAACGACATCGCCTTGCTTCAGGAGGAGCTATGTCGTCTGAGGGCCGAGTTACAGCGCCTCCACACCACGGCCCAGGAGTACGAGCTGGAGATCACCACCTTGCGGGCGGAGATCTGCATGAAGAGTATGAGGAGGGAGGAAAGCAATGCCG gtGAGGTGGGCCAGCTGAAGGCTGAGTGTCGTACATTGATAGACGAGTGTCAAACTCTGAAGGACGACAACAAACAGCTGAGCCTCAAACTGCAGCAGATACAACAGCAACAAGCAAG CTCTAATGAGGCCGACCTGGCTTTGAGGGGAGAAGGGGGCGAGGCCCACGAGGAAGTGGGTGCCGGGTCGGACGTGGAACCGCTGAAAGCTGATGTCTACATGACCCTGTCCAAGACCCAGACTGGGAGCAATCAGGGCTCGGCGGACGCCTCCATCCAGAAGAACATCTCGCTCGATGGCAAGACCGGTATTGACTGGAACGACCCCGCCCAGGTCCTCTCCCTCCGAGACCAGCTCCGATTGGCTGAGGACAGGGCTTGGCAAGTACACAAACAA TGCGAGGGGCTgaagggggagctggcggagctTCAGGGGCTGTTTGACTGCAGCCAGAAGGAAAGGGCGGAGCTGGAGCAGGATCTGCGTCACTGCCGGGCGGAGCTGGCGAGGTTGTGCGGTGGGAGGTCACAG AGCTGCACTCCTCCGTCTGAGCCCCCTGTTCTCTCCATCCCCTTCATAGGAATGATTGTAATAGTGGCCCTGATATGGTGCTGTTTGGAGGAGCTGGCGTCCTAG